The region GGGGAAGCCCGCTCCGCCGCCACGGAGCGCGTCCATCGAGAGGTCGGTCACCGCGCTCGCGTCCTCATAAGCGACGAGGTCGACGACGAGCGCTGTCGCAGCATCTACAGAATTCTGGCCGACGGGGGCCCCATCTGCATCGACGGCGAACGCGTTGGCGGTGTGGAACGTAAAAAACGGCGGGACGGTCAGCTCTCGGACCCGTTCGCCGGTGTCCCGGCGAATGATGTGGAACCGCGTTCCTCGCTCCGGCTTCCAGTCGTAGTTGTTGATGAAGCCACCCCTCCCGGGGAGGAGGAACTTCGAGGGGTGGGTGACTAGCGGCGGTTCCACAAGGACAGCGTGGCCGGGCGTGAGCGCGAAACTGTGCATATACGCCGGGCGGTCGACCGTGATGCTCGTGACTGGCTCACGGCGGGTGGTTCCCTCCGGAATTCGGAAGAGGACGTACTTGTTCGTCCGACCGAATCGGGTGAAGTACCCCCAGTGAGCGCCCGTCGCGGGGTCCTGTCGGAGGTGCGCAGTGACGTGGTGAGCGGTCAGGTCGTCGTCGTAGCTGAGCGAGCCGCGGTGTGTCAGCGTTTCCGGGTCGAGCCGTATCCAGTTCGGCGTCTCCGTCAGCGCGACCAGCCCGTCGCCGATGCGGGCGACGTGGACGTTGGCGTTGTCGGTGGCCTCGCCGGTCAGCATCGCCTTGAGCTTCGCGAGATAGCCGCCCGAGGAGGAAAACTGGCCGGCGAAACTCCCCTCGTCGACTGCGTTGTGGTAGGCTTCCGTGCGTGGGAAGTGGTTGGTGTACCGGAGCTCGCCATCCATGACGGCAAACCGAGTGAGGTGGGCGAGGCCGTCGAACCAGTGGTCGGCTTCGGCGCTGTCTCCGCCGTTTTTCGGTGTTTCGACGGTCCACCGGGCTGGCCCGTTACGGAGCAAGGAGCCCTCGAGCCACGTCGGGAGCGACCCCTCGACGTCGAGCGGGCGGTCCCGAACTTCCTCTGTCAGGTCCCGAAACCCCGTCTTGTAGCCGGTCATGGCGAGTCATTGGCCCGCGAGAGATTAAGAACCCGGCCGCTCGCGGTCGACTTCCTCGACGCGTTCGTCACGCCAGCGCCCCTCCGCGTCCAATTTCCACTCGTCGAGTTCCTTTGGATCGACGTGGACGAACACGTCGTCGACCTCCGGAATCTCCCGGATGGCGTCGACGACAGCCGTCTCGATTTCGTGAGCCTCCCGAACCGTCATGTCGCCTTCCACCTCGATGTGGAGGCTCACGTCGACCTCCGGGCCGACGTAGTGCGCAACAACGTCGTGGGCGCCTTTGACTTGGGGCTGGGCGAGCGCGGCCCGAACAATTCGCTCGCGAAGTTCCTCTGGCGGGGCGGCGCCGACGAGATAGTCGACGTTGTCACGGACGATATCGACACCTGTTACGAGGACCCCGACACCGACCACCACCGCGGCGATTGGGTCGAGGACGGGATAGCCGACGGCCGCACCGCTGGCGCCAACAAGGGCCGCCAGCGCGGTCAGCACGTCGGTTCGGTTGTCTTTCGCGGTCGCCACCAGCGCGGGTGAGCGGTGCTCCTCGCCGACCGAGAGACAGTAGCGGTAGAGCCCGAACTTCGCGGCGGCACCAAAGCCGAGCACCCCCGCGGCCAGTGGTGAGGCAGCCTGATAGCTCCCTTCGAGGAGCGAGGTTGCGCCCGTCCACATGACGGCGATACCGGCGCTGAACACCCCGAGGGCGACAAACAGCGCGACGAACGGCTCGATGCGCTCGTGACCGTGAGGGTGTTCGAAATCCGGCGGGCGGGTGGTGAGGTAGAGGCCGGCGACGACGACGGCGCTGTAGAGGGTGTCGGCGCCGCTGTTGACCGCTTCGGAGGCGAGGGCGAGACTCCCAGTCTCCAGCCAGACGCCGACTTTGAGCAGGGCGAGGGCGGCGTTAGCCGCGAGGACCACCAGCCCGACACGCCGGACGACCTGCTTGCGCTCCATTCGGCCGTACTGGCGGCGCCATCGTACTTGAACCCCGGCATCGCCGTCGCGCCCGAGCCCTGTGAGTTACTCGAAAGAGAGCCGCACCGCACCGCCCGCTGCGATTCCGTCGGCCTCGTCCAGCGTCCCAAAAGCCTCGTGGAGTTTCTCGTAACTGGCTTCGAGCGCTTCGACGATGACCTTCGTGTCCGAAACGACGGGCATGAAGTTGGTGTCGCCGTTCCAGCGCGGCACCAGATGGGTGTGGATGTGGTCGTCGATAGAGCCGCCCGCCGCAGCTCCTCCCAAATTCTCTCCAGCGTTGATGCCGTTCGGGCCCATCCCCGCCTCCAGCGCGGCGATGGCGGCGTTCTTGGTCTTCGCGTGGTCCAACAGTTCCGCGTCCGAGAGGGTGGCCCACTCCCCGGTGTGGCGGTCGGGAATGACCATCAGGTGGCCCGGTGCGTACGGCGCGTTGTTGAGAATGGCGAAGGAGTGCTCGCTTCGCGCGACGATACGGGAGTCGGCGTCAGTCTCGCGGTTGGGGAGCACACAGAACGGGCAGCCGTCGATGGCGTCCTCCTCGGGATCGCGTTCCACCCACTCGATGCGCCACGGGGCGAAGATCTGGTCCATGGTTCGGGGTAGGGTGGCGGGTGGTTAGTGGTTCGGGGCTCGCCTCGACCCCAATAGTGATTCACACACTTTCACAACGCGTATCCGCCTCCGCTCACCACCGGTTCACAGAGCTGGCCGATGTCCCTCACTTCCTTCTGAGCCGGCGTCCCCGTGGCGCTCGGCACCGGCTGTCGCCGCCCTGCAGCACCGTCCGGGAGGTGCAGTTAGCTGACGGCGAGCGTTACGGCCTGCTCGAAGGCGAGTGGGCGGGCGTCGAGGCGGTGCTGGAGAGATAGCGCATAGCGGGGCGTGGCTCCACGCTTGCTGAACGAACTGCGGGCTGGAACCTATCCGACCGGGAAAATCCGGATTTATGAAATCGGACGGGAATGTTGGCGCAGCAGCGCCCTAATGGCGTGCCCAACTCTCCTCAAGCGATAGCGTGGAGTCTAGACCTACTCACTCGATTCGCGTCTCGTGAGCCAATCAGAGCCTCTGGTTCTAGTGACGACGACTGGCTAGTATTCCCCATGCGTGGGAAGCTTCGCCGATACAACTATGCTTCTGTATGTACAACGTGTGCACAGACATGAGCTCCAAGCGGGTGAATTTCCGAATTCCCGAGGAGTTGGTCACCCAAGCGGATATCGCCGCTGAGGTCACCCACAAGAACCGGACGGAGGTGCTTATCGAAGCGCTTCGGCAGTATCTCGAAGAAAAAGAGTCAGAGGAGAGCTTCCGGGAGGCAGTCGTCGAACTATACCTTGATGACCAGATTGCGTTCGAAGCCCTCGCAGACGTAATTGGCCGCCAAGATGCTGAAGCAGTTCGGTCGTCGAAGAACATCTTGGACCGGGGGGAGGAGCTTGCGGATAGACTCGTCGACCGCTGATGATCGTCGTCGATACGAGTGCACTCATCTCGTTTGCTGTCGGCGACGCAGTTGAACCAGTCCTCGAAGCCTTCGACGTGGTCACGACACAGTCCGTCCGTACGGAACTCAAAGCGACCACCGATTACGATGACCGACACGGGGTGGGTGCAACAACAGCTCTCCAGGCAGCAGGGGCGTTTACCGTCGTCGAGGCACAGGGTGAGGTGTTCGAATCGAGTCGTATCGATGCTGGTGAGGCAAGCTGTGTCGCTGTGATGCGGACCTGCGATGCGGATTTTCTTGTTACCGACGACTACCGAGCACTCCCTGAACTACAGCAACTGGTCGACGCCGAGGTTGTTCCCTCCCCGGTTGTACTTCGAGCTCTGGTCAAACGAGGGACATGGTCCGAACAGCGGGCGAAAACCGCATTCGAGACCATTGCAGAGGGGGCGCGATTGGTTGGGTGCGCCAATCTACCGGTATGCACGGCAGCTCTTCGAGTAGGTTCCTTCACAGCTATGTCACTCCGTTAGCCTTCGAGTGGCCGCATACTCGGCGCAACTCCCCGGAAAGGGACCTCATCACCACCCAAACACCCCAGAAACACTCACCATCGCCTGTCGGCGAATAGTCCGTGTACGACAGCCAGAAGCGGGTAGACGCTCGAACCGCTGCATTGGTGGTCGTCGAAACGTCACTGCGAAATTCGTCATAATCGGGTGCTATCCCTCGACTCCGATGCTGTAGCCGAACCGTTTCCTGTGTTTGAAACGCCGTTCGTTGGTGTTTGCGGCCTCATGGCGGCCAAATCGGTCATGGCGGTGTCGACGCCGACAAGCCGGTCTTCATTCTGGAACGCGCGTTAAATGGGGACTTGACGTCCCTGTCGGGAGAATCCGAGTATGAAGATAGACGCTTCTCTGGGGAAATGGTGACCAAAGGAGTTCGACTGGGTCTCATTACGATTGCGCTCCATCGTATCGGTGTATCCGTGAGTATACCCAGCCAGTTCGCTTGTCTAGGCTGGTGGGGGTGGCTCAACGCTGGTAGGAGTGTGTCCATGACTAGGTGAGACGGCCTAGTGGGGCTTCAAGCCTGAACTACTAGATTTATCTACTTAGAGCACCTCTCTGTGGTATTCAGAAATGTTCTGAAGCCATCATGCCACGAACTCAGGAATATGTTGTCGATCTGTCCGCTGATGAACGAGCTGAACTGAACGCCTTGCTTGCCTCTGGGACGCACAAGACTCGCGTTCTCACACGCGCACGTTGTCTCTTGCACGCTGATGACGGCTTGACTGATGATGAAGTCAGTCAAGCCGTCGGCTGTCACCCCACTACCGTCGGTCGGTACCGCAAACGCTACACTGAGGACGGCCTCGCGGCGATTACTCGCCGCAAGGCCGACCGCATCTATGAACGCAAACTCGACGGACGTGAGGAGGCTCACCTCATCGCACTTGCTTGCAGTGATCCACCGGAAGGACGCTCTCGCTGGTCACTTCATCTCTTAGCCGATCACTTCGTCGGACTGACCGAGATCGACGTTGAGTCGATCTCTCATGAGACGGTGCGACAGATTCTAAAAAAACACAACTGCACCCTCACCGATCAAAATCATGGGTGATCAAACCCGAAAACAGCGCTGCGTTCGTTTGCAAAATGGAAGCTGTTCTCGATCTCTACCACGAACCATTCGACCCACTTCGTCCAGTTGTCTGTTTTGACGAGTCCAACAAGGAACTCCATCAAGAGGTTCGCGACCCGCTCCCGGCGCGACCGGGAGCGGTCGCTCGGTATGACTACACCTACGAACGGAATGGCACGCGCAATCTCTTTGTGATGAGCGAGCCGCTGACCGGCTGGCGACACATCGAGGTAACACAGCGGCGACGCAAACAAGAGTTCGTCCAGCAGATGCAATCGCTCGTGGATGATCACTACCCGGATGCGGAGTGCATCCGGGTAGTGATGGACAATCTCAATACACACCAACGGTACGCCTTCTACGAGTTTCTCCCACCCGAAGAAGCGCGTCGGTTGCTCAGCAAACTCGAATTTCACTTCACCCCAGAACACGGCAGTTGGCTGAACATGGCCGAGATCGAATTTAGCGCATTGTGGACAGAGTGTCTTGACAGACGAATCCCAGACGCAGCGACACTCCGCTCGGAGGTCGCTGCGTGGGAACGCTCACGAAACGAGGACAAATCACCAATCGACTGGCAGTTCACCACCGACGATGCTCGCATCAAACTCCGCCAGCTATATCCAGTAAATCACGATTGAAGGCCCACTAGTCCGCTCACTAATTTTGATGGGTGGGAACAGCGATGGTGGTGCATTTCACCGACAGGGTCTACATGAAAATGTTGTTGAAGATCTCGACAGCTCGAATACGGGTGAATTGAGGGTCAATACCCTCGAATCTGTGTAGACATTTGACTACACAAAACACCTACTTCCCCCAGAACGGGTCCCGATTCCGCATCGTGTCGAGATACATGTTCAGCGCCTCGCGCTCGTCGCCGGGAATCTCCTCTTTGAGCTCCTGTTCGAGGATTTTCGCGTGCTTCTCCGGGAGGTCGATCCAGAGTTCGTCGCCTTCCTCGATTTGGCGGCCCACCGTTGGGCCGTCGATGGCGACGCTCACACGGCTCCCAGCGCGGGCTTCGCCCACGTCCTCGCCGTTCTCCTGCATCCCCGAGAGTTCGCCGACGCGAATCTTCTCGCCGTTCTCGAACTTCGCGACGTAGCGGTTGTTCTGGACCGTGCCGGCCATGATTTCGACGCCGACGACCGCGGGGTTGTTCTGCCGGAAGGTGTGGTCCTCCAGAATGCGGAATCGAGCGGGGCGGTGAATCTTGTCCAGCACCGTCTCCTGCTGTTCGCGCTGGAGTTCGTCGTTGAACTCCTCGTAATCCTCGACGAGTTGGTAGATGACGTCGTGGCTGAACAGCCGCACGTCCTGCCGTTCGAGTTCGCGCTCGGCGTCGGCCAGCGTCTCGACGTTGAAGCCGAGGATGACCCGGTGTTTCTCCTCGGTTGCGGTGCTGGCGACCGACACGTCACGCGGCGCGATATCGCCGACTTCCGCCCGGAGGATGGGGATTTCGGCCTCCCGCATCGCGTTGGCCATCGCCTCCAGACTGCCGAGGGTGTCGGCCTTGACGACGACCCCCTGCTCGGCGGTGTCGACTTCGATCTGGGAAAGCTCCTGTTCGACCTTCTCGATGACGTCCTCGAGCGGGCGTCCGCGCACGACCCGGATCGGCGCGCCGGCCATCGCGTCGTCGAGGTCCGGCGCCGCGAGCTTCACACCCGAGGCGGCCTGCACGGCTTCGAGGCGCTCGAACTCCTGTTCGGTCCGAATCTCCGAGAGCGCCCGTGGACGCAGCAGTGCGCGAGCCTCCGTCACGATGGGCCCCTCGACACCGCCGACGACGATGCGGTCGCCCTCCTGTACGATACCGTCGTAGAGCACCACGTCGATGGTGGCCCCGAACCCTTTCTCGTCTTTGACCTCCAGTACGGTCCCCTTGCCCGGGCCCGCGAGGTTGACCGCCATCTCCGCTTTCATGTAGCGCTGGGAAAGGCCCATCAACACCGCCAGCAGGTCCGGAATGCCCTCGCCGGTCATCGCCGAAACGGGGACGACGCCGATGTTGCCCTGGAAGTTCTGGACGCGCCAGTAGAGGTCCGCCGAGAAGCCCGCGTCGGACAGCTGGCCGATAATCTCGTAGAGATTCTCGTCCAGCATCCCGCGAGCGCGCTCGGACTGGGCCTCGTAGGTCTCCTGGACAGGCGCGTCGGGCTGGGGGTTCCAGCCAGGTGTGGTGTCAATTTTGTTCGCGGCGACGACGAACGGCGTGCCCGTGCGCTGGAGAATATCCAGTGCCTCCTCGGTCTGGGGCTGGAAGCCGTCGTTGACGTCGACGACGAGCACCGCGATGTCGGCGAGGGCGCCCCCGCGGGCCCGCAGCGTCGAGAACGAGTGGTGGCCCGGCGTGTCGATGAACAGCAGCCCCGGCAGATCGAAGTCCTCGGCCATGACGAGCTCGCCGGCCATCGAAGAGACTGTATCTAGCGGGACGGCGGTGGCGCCGATGTGCTGGGTGATGGCGCCGGCTTCGCCCTCAGAGACGGCGGAGCCGCGAATCTTGTCGAGCAGGCTGGTCTTCCCGTGGTCGACGTGGCCGAGCACCGCCACAATGGGGGTTCGCAGCGAGCCCGGGTCGACCGAATCGGCGTCTTGGTTGGCGTCAGGCATCGAAAATCACCGAGAGAACTCTCTTAGCTGGGTGGTGTCGGGGGCTGCAGTTACCAGTTTCGACTCCCCGGCGGACAGTCACCGGTCCCCGTGGCGTTTATTGCGTCGCGCCCTGTTTGGGGCTCTATGGCCGACATCCTCGCCGAGAACCTCTCGGGCAAAGCAGTGATGGGTTCCGACGGCACCGAACTGGGCATGCTGTACAACATCACGATGGACCTCAAGACGGGCGAACTCCACGACCTGCTGGTTTCGCCCACCGAGGACACCCCTCGGGGGAAGATTACGTTCGACCGCGACGACGGCGGGCGGTTCCGGGTGCCCGTCTCCCGCGTGCAGGCCGTCAAAGACTACATCGTCATCAGCCGGTAGATGGAAGTCCTCGACACGTCCGCGTTCATTCACGGGTACCACAGCGACGCAGACACCGTCTCCATCCCACTCGTACAGGAGGAGCTGGAAGACGAACACGCCTACCGCTTCGACGCGATGGAAGGAGCCGGAATGGAGATCCACCTCCCTGCTGATGAGACCGTCGACCGCGTGCGCCGCGCGGCGGGCGAGACCGGCGACGCCGGCGAACTCTCCGATACTGACACGCGCCTGCTCGCGACCGCGTTCGAACTCGACGCGACGCTGGTCACCGACGACTACGCGATGCAGAACGTCGCCGAAAAGCTGGGCATTGAGGTGCAGGTCATCGCCCACGACGGCATCACCGAGCGCCGCGACTGGACGTTCCAGTGTGCTGGCTGCGGCCGGGAGTTCGACGAGGACAAGGAGCGCTGCCCAATCTGTGGGAGCGACCTGAACAGGAAGAACCCGGCCTGAGGAAGCCGCTTTTCCAACCGGCGCTCAGCCGACCACCGACAGGTACTGAATCCCGAACGCGGCCGCGTTGAACAGGCCGTGGGCGAGCGCGGGAACCACCAAGTTTTCCGACCGTTCGTAAAGTATGCCGAGCACAGTCCCAAGCAGGAAGGCGATGAAGACGTAGGCCAGCGCACCCGAAACCGGGCCCGAACCGACAGAGTAGTGCAGCGAGCCAAAAAGCGCACCCGCAGCGAGGATGGCGGGCCAGGCGCCCCATGCCCGCTTCAGCAGCCCCTGAATCGCGCCGCGAAACAGCAGTTCCTCGGCTGGACCGACCACCAGCACGGAGACCACCATCATCCAGAGGAAGTACACCGGTGCGTGGGTTTCGGGGTCGATCGCTCGGTTCTGCACCGGCTCGACGCCGACGGCCCCCAGCGCCGTGAGCACGCCGTACTGGATGGCGTAGAGCCCGACGAAGCCGCCGACCACCAGCACCACATCGCGACGGCTCGGGCTGTCGAAGGGGAGCAACGACCGGTCGCCCGCGGCGGCGACGAACAGCAGCGCTGGTGCCGCGAAGCCGGCGAACTGGATTACCGTCCGGAGCAACTCGAAGGCCGTCGTTCCCTCGGCAATGCCAAGAGAAACCGCCACCCCATCCCAGGCACCGACGGCGAAACTGGCACCGACGAGGCCACCGACGAAGAGAATCAGCGCCTGCAGCGTGGCGAGAAACCGGGAGTCAGAAGCCGCTTCCGGCTGGCTCATACCGAGAGGTGCTGTTCTGGCCGGATAGCCGTATCGCTCCTACTCGACGACCAGCCGCTCCTTCCCGCGGACCTGGTCGGCCTCCTCGAACTCGCCGCCGCCGAGCAGCCCGCGGGCCGCCTTCTTCCCCCACTCTACCGCCGGCTGGGTGAACGTCGAGAGCCCCGCAAGCTCCCCGTAACAGATACAGGCCGCCTCCATCCCGAACAGCAGTTCGCCGAGGCCGTGTTCGTCCACCTCGTCGATTTCCACCCGGAGGTTCGGGCAGTCCGCGGCAGCGAGGCTGGCCTCCGTCGCCTCGAACTCCGCGTCAAGCAGCGTGCCCAACGAGGAGCCACCGAGGTAGGAGAGCCCCTCCAGGTCCGTCTCGGGGATGGCGCGGTCCGCGCGCTCGGTTGGTCGCAGGAGCGTCACCAGCTTGTCTCGCGGGCCGGCCCGGTAGAGTTGAAGCTGGGAGTGCTGGTCGGTCGCACCGAGGGCACGGGCTGGCGTCTGGCCCTGTCCGTCCTTCCCGAGGCTCTCGGCCCAGAGCTGGGCGAACCATTCAGCAAAGGTCTCCAAGGATTCGGCGTAGGGCATGAATGCGTTGGTGAGCGCCCCCGCCTCCGCCAGCGCATACGTCACCGCGCCGTAGGCGTAGGCCGGCGAGTCGAACAGAGAGTCCGAGAGCCGGTCGCGCTCGGCGGCGGCTCCCGCGAGAATCGCGTCGATATCGTGGCCCTGAATCGCTGCACAGGCCAGCCCAACCGTCGAGAGCACGGAGAACCGCCCCGGAACACCCTCCGGAACCGGGAGCGCCGGCAGGCCGTGCTGCTCGGCCAGTTCCCGGAGGTTCCCCTCCGGCCCGGTGGTAACGAAAGTGCGCGCTGTCCAGTCGACGCCGGCCGCAGTCATCACTTCGCGCACGACGAGGAAGTTCGCGAGCGTCTCCGCCGTCGTGCCGGAGTTGGAGACGACGTTCATCGTCGTCGTGGAGAGGTCCAAGGAGTCGAGCAGCCGGGCGGTGTGCTCCGGGTCCACGTTGTCAAGGAAGTAGGCCTCGACCTCGCTCTCCAGCGCGTCGGCGATGGTGGCGGCGCCGAGGGCGCTGCCACCGATGCCAACCGTCAGGACGGCCTCGCTGTCAGCGAACGGCTCCACCGCGTCACGGATTTCGGCCGTATCGGTCGTCTCGGGGAGGTTGAGCGAGGTGTATCCGAACTCGTCGTTCTCCATTCCCTCGGCGATACGGTCGTGAGCCTCGGCCACTCGCTCGTCCAGTTCTTCTAACCTCGTGCGGTCGAGGGCGGGTTCGCCCTCGAACGCGTTCGCGATGTCGATGCGCATGACTGTGGGCGGGTGCGGAGCGGGGAAGTAGCTTCGGAGAGCGACCTCGTGGAGTCCAGAAACAGCGACGGCGCCGGCTGGGCGGCAAGCAACGAGCCAACTGGGTCTCACTAGTCGAGGTGCCGAAATACGATTCACATCGTGTATAAATCCCATACTGCAATACAAAATACGCTCATCTCGATAAACCGTAACACTGAGTTTGCTGGCGACTCAAAGCAGCTAACGATGGACGGAAGTCAGCTCAGGTCTTCCTTCCACCGCGCGAACGATGTTTGAACGTCTCCGTCTCGCCCGGTTCGGCGAGACGGTGACGTGTGTCCACTGCGAGAGTGACGCCGTTGTCAACCGAGAAACGACCGGCAAAGACGCCCAGCAGTACTGGTGCAAGCACTGCGAAACCTACTTCAACGACCTCACAAAGACGATTTTCGGCCAGCATCGCTTTGGTCTCGAAGAGATGTTCTATATCGTCAAGGAGATGCGATCTGAGCGGTCCGCTCAGATCGCTCGTGACCTTGATAGAGACTACGAGGCTGTTCTCAACTACGTTCACAAAGTGCAGGACGTGAGCGGTGATATCGACGAATTCGACCTCTACGA is a window of halophilic archaeon DL31 DNA encoding:
- a CDS encoding Glucose-6-phosphate isomerase (KEGG: hbo:Hbor_05630 glucose-6-phosphate isomerase~HAMAP: Phosphoglucose isomerase (PGI)~PFAM: Phosphoglucose isomerase (PGI)); this encodes MRIDIANAFEGEPALDRTRLEELDERVAEAHDRIAEGMENDEFGYTSLNLPETTDTAEIRDAVEPFADSEAVLTVGIGGSALGAATIADALESEVEAYFLDNVDPEHTARLLDSLDLSTTTMNVVSNSGTTAETLANFLVVREVMTAAGVDWTARTFVTTGPEGNLRELAEQHGLPALPVPEGVPGRFSVLSTVGLACAAIQGHDIDAILAGAAAERDRLSDSLFDSPAYAYGAVTYALAEAGALTNAFMPYAESLETFAEWFAQLWAESLGKDGQGQTPARALGATDQHSQLQLYRAGPRDKLVTLLRPTERADRAIPETDLEGLSYLGGSSLGTLLDAEFEATEASLAAADCPNLRVEIDEVDEHGLGELLFGMEAACICYGELAGLSTFTQPAVEWGKKAARGLLGGGEFEEADQVRGKERLVVE